A genomic stretch from Acinonyx jubatus isolate Ajub_Pintada_27869175 chromosome E2, VMU_Ajub_asm_v1.0, whole genome shotgun sequence includes:
- the PNMA8A gene encoding paraneoplastic antigen-like protein 8A: MAMNLLEDWCRGMEVDIHRSLLVMGIPEDCGQAEIEETLHGVLSPLGPYFVLNKIFLREENAKAALIEVGEGVSLRAVPREFPARGGVWRVVCRDPTQDAEFLKNLNEFLDAEGRTWEDVVRLLQLSHPPRPQNQRRENWAEALGVLLGAVVQIVFYMDAEIRSREEVRAQEVTDAQAVAASASASRRKVKKEPGWAAEVGSALKTENPDSWHDMEDEGDPPKPLVRRAGAKSRSRRKKQKKNPKQESVACKKPKGHHSKSSAALEDPEANGAENMEVSEAIRSNRKPCVKQEESALKKPAGKCAWKAPSKPSRDAQSEAVSPGIASGSDQDGGQEGPPKKKAVGWALAKSPAPMRKKKKVSLGPVSFVLVDSEDAKKKPMMAKKGPAAREASVQKALRGPQPTELPASTSQGPEAEPEGSPRASSGENDHRSHLGCADKWMSGEEPERRVGAGQGVHEEDPSAVEEADEVLEGESPDLPPRSP, from the coding sequence ATGGCCATGAACCTTCTGGAGGACTGGTGCCGGGGTATGGAAGTGGACATCCACAGGTCCCTGTTGGTCATGGGCATCCCAGAGGACTGTGGTCAAGCAGAAATTGAGGAGACCTTGCATGGCGTCCTCTCCCCGCTGGGCCCGTACTTCGTGCTCAATAAGATTTTTCTGAGGGAAGAGAACGCCAAAGCTGCCCTAATTGAGGTGGGAGAGGGTGTGAGTCTCAGGGCCGTACCCCGGGAGTTCCCAGCAAGGGGGGGCGTCTGGAGAGTGGTTTGTAGAGACCCCACCCAGGatgctgagtttttaaaaaatctgaatgagTTCTTAGATGCCGAGGGGCGCACGTGGGAGGATGTGGTCCGCCTGCTCCAGCTCAGCCACCCCCCACGGCCCCAGAATCAGCGCCGGGAGAACTGGGCAGAAGCTTTGGGGGTGCTCCTGGGGGCAGTGGTGCAAATCGTCTTCTACATGGATGCCGAGATCCGCAGCCGCGAGGAAGTGAGGGCGCAAGAGGTGACTGATGCCCAGGCGGTAGCAGCTTCAGCTTCAGCATCACGGAGGAAGGTCAAGAAGGAGCCAGGATGGGCTGCAGAAGTAGGGTCTGCTTTGAAGACGGAGAATCCCGACAGCTGGCATGACATGGAAGACGAAGGTGACCCCCCCAAACCTCTGGTTCGCAGAGCTGGAGCTAAAAGTCGCTCcaggagaaagaagcagaaaaaaaaccccaagcaaGAGTCAGTGGCCTGCAAGAAACCCAAAGGCCACCATTCCAAGAGCTCAGCCGCCTTGGAGGATCCTGAGGCCAATGGCGCGGAAAATATGGAGGTCTCAGAAGCTATCAGGAGCAACAGAAAGCCCTGTGTGAAGCAGGAGGAGTCGGCTTTGAAGAAGCCTGCGGGCAAATGTGCCTGGAAGGCTCCCAGCAAGCCATCCCGTGATGCCCAGTCAGAAGCTGTGAGTCCTGGAATTGCTTCCGGGTCAGACCAAGATGGCGGTCAGGAAGGCCCACCAAAGAAGAAGGCCGTGGGCTGGGCCTTGGCAAAGAGCCCTGCccccatgagaaagaaaaagaaggtaagcTTGGGCCCTGTCTCTTTCGTCCTTGTCGATTCGGAAGATGCCAAGAAAAAACCGATGATGGCAAAGAAAGGGCCAGCCGCAAGAGAGGCATCAGTTCAGAAGGCCCTCCGAGGCCCACAGCCCACGGAGTTGCCAGCCTCGACCTCACAGGGCCCAGAGGCCGAACCAGAAGGCTCCCCTCGTGCCTCCAGTGGTGAGAACGACCACAGAAGTCATTTGGGGTGCGCCGACAAGTGGATGAGTGGGGAAGAGCCGGAGCGCCGGGTGGGGGCAGGTCAGGGGGTGCATGAGGAGGACCCCAGTGCAGTGGAAGAGGCAGATGAGGTTTTAGAGGGCGAGAGCCCTGACCTCCCTCCTAGGAGCCCCTGA